One stretch of Carassius carassius chromosome 18, fCarCar2.1, whole genome shotgun sequence DNA includes these proteins:
- the LOC132091999 gene encoding paraneoplastic antigen Ma1 homolog, translated as MADRAQLISELKRWCRGEGLDEAHGLMVIVPPDVEIAHIEEVVQTIKCLGRVRVRGRMFDTTLSSLMVLCETKENLTTVSIPPEVMYPESGETWPLVTIASNPAPEEFGTKLKVLLETEGKTMDDLKALLSSPQPPTNSTESILKAVGDLLEKTSKPPAEGGYRRLRIFSGLLPVPPGEEQFDHWLEQAWLMVEECECMEREKRRRLMECLRGPALEVVKAVRDSHPDSSPAEYLEALESAFGTAESGDDLYFAFRQMYQQPGEKLSDFLRRLERSLSKVVQRKGILPSNKDKARLSQLLKGAVASKLDANSVTIKGEEG; from the coding sequence ATGGCAGACAGAGCACAGCTCATTTCTGAGCTGAAGAGGTGGTGCAGAGGAGAAGGGCTGGATGAGGCTCATGGACTGATGGTGATAGTCCCACCTGATGTTGAAATAGCCCATATTGAAGAAGTTGTTCAAACCATTAAGTGCTTGGGACGTGTGCGTGTCAGAGGCAGGATGTTTGATACTACTTTGAGCAGCCTGATGGTTCTCTGTGAAACTAAGGAGAACCTCACCACTGTAAGCATTCCCCCTGAAGTGATGTATCCTGAGAGTGGAGAAACTTGGCCCCTGGTCACCATAGCTAGCAACCCAGCCCCTGAAGAGTTTGGTACCAAACTGAAAGTGCTGTTAGAGACTGAGGGAAAGACTATGGATGATCTTAAGGCCCTGCTCTCTAGCCCTCAACCACCCACTAACTCTACTGAATCCATCTTAAAGGCAGTGGGAGATCTGTTGGAGAAAACCAGTAAACCTCCTGCTGAAGGTGGGTACCGTCGTCTACGCATTTTCTCAGGACTTCTGCCAGTTCCACCTGGGGAGGAGCAGTTTGATCACTGGCTTGAGCAGGCATGGCTCATGGTGGAGGAGTGCGAATgcatggagagagaaaaaaggcgCAGGCTGATGGAATGTTTAAGAGGACCAGCACTAGAAGTAGTTAAGGCTGTAAGAGACTCTCATCCTGATTCAAGTCCAGCTGAATATCTGGAGGCCTTGGAGAGTGCCTTTGGAACTGCTGAGTCTGGAGATGATCTGTATTTTGCTTTTCGACAGATGTACCAGCAACCAGGGGAGAAGTTGTCTGATTTCCTTAGACGCCTGGAGCGGTCTCTGTCTAAAGTTGTTCAGAGAAAAGGCATTTTGCCCAGCAACAAGGACAAAGCCCGTTTGTCTCAACTACTGAAAGGCGCTGTCGCCTCTAAACTTGATGCTAATTCAGTTACAATTAAGGGAGAGGAAGGATAA